From bacterium, one genomic window encodes:
- a CDS encoding AbrB/MazE/SpoVT family DNA-binding domain-containing protein — protein sequence METTIDKFGRVLIPKDLRDHLGLDEGTTLVIELSENRVILTPAGVGSPLVRKGHILVFTGAPQGDLREAVKKDRIRRSGKFLKGMKARR from the coding sequence ATGGAAACCACGATTGATAAATTTGGTCGAGTACTAATTCCAAAAGACTTGCGTGATCATCTAGGTCTTGATGAAGGAACAACGCTGGTCATTGAACTATCAGAGAATCGAGTGATCCTAACGCCAGCCGGCGTAGGATCACCTTTGGTCCGAAAAGGGCATATCCTTGTGTTTACCGGAGCGCCTCAAGGAGATCTTCGTGAAGCAGTAAAAAAGGATCGCATTCGCAGGTCTGGTAAGTTTCTAAAAGGGATGAAGGCCAGGCGGTGA
- a CDS encoding PIN domain-containing protein, with product MKDVLLDTGVLVASFVARHEFHERAYPWLEKIYRSELAGYICQHSVAEVYSILTTLPVKPRIFPEMAAKLIQENLKLFNIVGLNPKDYLWCITHLGDIGQPGGVIYDALAAKAAIKSQVKHLITFDPDDFRRVLPVEYHSIILVPA from the coding sequence GTGAAGGATGTATTGCTCGATACCGGCGTTCTGGTCGCGTCATTTGTCGCGCGTCATGAATTTCATGAAAGAGCATATCCGTGGCTGGAAAAAATCTACAGATCGGAGCTCGCCGGTTACATTTGTCAGCACTCCGTTGCAGAAGTGTACTCCATTCTGACAACTCTGCCAGTCAAGCCGCGCATTTTCCCGGAAATGGCCGCAAAACTGATTCAGGAGAACTTAAAACTCTTCAACATCGTAGGATTAAACCCAAAGGACTACCTGTGGTGTATCACCCACCTGGGTGACATTGGTCAGCCGGGCGGCGTCATTTACGATGCGCTGGCCGCAAAGGCTGCAATAAAATCGCAAGTCAAGCATCTCATCACGTTTGATCCGGATGATTTTCGTAGAGTCCTGCCCGTCGAATACCACTCAATCATTCTTGTTCCCGCTTAG